One window of Anaerolineales bacterium genomic DNA carries:
- a CDS encoding alpha/beta hydrolase — protein sequence MSQNSHPPIGKLINIGSHQLHLYSIGEGNPSVIFESGGASWSLDWNMVQTEVAKFTNACSYDRAGFGWSDSGPTPRTSEQIVTELHALLTKAEIKKPYILVGASYGGHTVRLFARKYPEEVAGVILLDARHEAINSKMPPAWKKLEASGKGMYWFMLLASRLGLLNALGKLMGEKAAPPIVMKLPSEIRTTYLEVGFQPKYFQSNLDELAASRESDKQLSVSGSLGNIPLIVLRHGIPDLFAGMPVEQAKQAEIVWQELQAELAKLSSNSQMIVAEKSGHGIQIDQPGLVVDAVLQMVESVRRVSTSTK from the coding sequence ATGAGTCAAAATTCCCATCCTCCGATCGGCAAATTGATAAATATAGGCAGCCATCAGTTACATCTATATTCTATTGGCGAAGGGAACCCCTCGGTAATATTTGAATCTGGCGGCGCAAGTTGGTCGCTGGATTGGAACATGGTTCAAACCGAAGTGGCAAAGTTCACGAATGCATGTTCGTATGACCGCGCAGGGTTTGGTTGGAGCGACTCTGGACCCACTCCCCGTACAAGCGAACAAATTGTTACGGAATTACATGCTTTGTTGACAAAAGCGGAGATCAAAAAACCATATATTCTTGTTGGCGCGTCTTATGGTGGTCATACTGTCCGGCTTTTTGCCAGAAAATATCCTGAGGAAGTGGCTGGTGTTATTTTGCTTGACGCGAGACACGAAGCCATCAACTCAAAAATGCCCCCGGCATGGAAAAAACTCGAAGCGTCTGGAAAGGGAATGTATTGGTTCATGCTACTGGCATCACGATTAGGTTTGCTAAATGCGCTGGGCAAATTAATGGGAGAAAAAGCCGCGCCACCAATAGTGATGAAATTGCCCTCTGAAATACGAACTACATATCTCGAAGTTGGATTCCAGCCAAAATATTTTCAAAGCAATCTTGATGAATTAGCCGCAAGCAGGGAGAGTGACAAGCAACTAAGCGTATCCGGCTCATTGGGAAATATTCCGCTAATCGTTTTACGGCATGGTATCCCTGATTTGTTTGCCGGTATGCCAGTCGAACAAGCAAAACAGGCTGAAATAGTTTGGCAAGAATTACAAGCGGAATTAGCAAAACTCTCGTCTAACAGTCAGATGATTGTTGCTGAAAAAAGCGGTCATGGAATACAAATTGACCAACCAGGTTTGGTGGTTGACGCTGTTCTTCAAATGGTTGAATCTGTTCGCAGAGTTTCAACTTCTACAAAATAA
- the mazF gene encoding endoribonuclease MazF, with translation MAYIPDSGDIVWIMFNPQAGHEQAGHRPALVLSPKAYNGKVGLAILCPITSQVKGYPFEVLIPEGLEVKGAILSDQVKSLDWKARKAEFACKLPSEKYHEVVKKLSTLIREQLQNM, from the coding sequence ATGGCATATATTCCTGATAGCGGCGACATCGTTTGGATTATGTTCAATCCACAAGCAGGACATGAACAGGCAGGTCATAGACCAGCGTTGGTTTTGTCCCCAAAGGCATATAACGGTAAAGTTGGATTAGCGATACTTTGTCCAATAACAAGCCAGGTAAAAGGCTATCCGTTTGAAGTTTTGATACCTGAAGGATTAGAAGTAAAAGGCGCAATTCTATCTGACCAAGTAAAAAGTCTTGATTGGAAGGCAAGGAAAGCGGAATTTGCGTGTAAATTGCCGTCTGAAAAATATCATGAAGTCGTGAAGAAATTAAGCACTTTGATTCGCGAGCAACTTCAAAATATGTAA
- a CDS encoding TIR domain-containing protein, which translates to MPYHIFVSHTGNDKIIAEELTRVINNAFEGDIQLYLAFQEIGGGDEWKKSIRDNLQKCDALICLVTPEYARKPWLFIEWSAFWLADKKYYILLTDDVKVSDLVHPMQDRQATNITDDVSVRMFFRSLASDSKHAAIPYPQVKTFVESVKDAIFIRDKEKMDKSYGKYKDSLDELPEDDNEKRSIAEYFYNRDDFDTYEKIVSKIRDESVKSSMVIRLIKQGDLSRGVQISEKILGADKILDIVLNLIDLQHHDSRQVRDLVDNISTKNQSELRKIAVYLLNRGEGDSELFNYVLEDLTNMAEVRKIASNVIADGQQKSEVFNSLFEKIRLSNQREAEKVMVELWERDKELFLEILKKGLITNPVILKRLEDLSSK; encoded by the coding sequence ATGCCATACCACATTTTCGTCAGCCATACAGGGAACGATAAAATAATTGCCGAAGAATTAACCCGTGTCATAAATAATGCCTTTGAAGGGGATATTCAACTTTACTTAGCGTTTCAAGAGATCGGCGGAGGAGATGAATGGAAAAAGTCAATTAGAGACAACCTTCAAAAGTGTGATGCTCTCATTTGTTTAGTAACACCTGAATACGCACGTAAACCCTGGCTTTTTATTGAATGGAGCGCATTTTGGCTTGCTGATAAAAAATACTATATCTTACTTACTGATGACGTAAAAGTTTCTGACCTAGTGCATCCAATGCAAGACCGACAAGCAACCAACATAACAGATGATGTAAGTGTGCGCATGTTTTTCCGTTCGTTAGCGTCAGACAGCAAACATGCCGCTATTCCATATCCCCAAGTTAAGACATTCGTCGAATCAGTCAAAGACGCTATTTTTATCCGCGACAAAGAAAAAATGGATAAAAGTTATGGCAAATACAAAGACAGTTTAGACGAACTTCCAGAAGATGATAATGAAAAAAGGTCTATTGCTGAGTATTTTTATAACCGAGACGATTTTGATACTTACGAAAAAATAGTTTCCAAAATCAGGGATGAGTCTGTCAAGTCATCAATGGTTATCCGTCTCATTAAGCAAGGTGATTTAAGTAGAGGCGTACAAATATCTGAGAAAATTCTTGGCGCTGATAAAATTCTTGACATTGTTCTAAACTTGATAGACTTGCAACACCACGATTCTCGCCAAGTAAGAGACTTGGTGGATAACATTTCGACTAAAAATCAATCTGAACTTAGAAAGATTGCAGTTTACTTACTGAACAGAGGGGAGGGAGACAGCGAATTATTCAATTACGTTCTTGAAGACTTAACTAACATGGCAGAAGTACGAAAAATTGCCAGTAATGTTATCGCAGATGGTCAGCAAAAATCCGAAGTTTTCAACTCACTTTTTGAAAAAATTCGATTAAGTAATCAGCGAGAGGCAGAAAAAGTAATGGTCGAATTATGGGAGCGTGACAAAGAACTGTTTTTGGAAATTCTTAAGAAAGGTCTTATTACCAACCCTGTGATTCTAAAAAGGCTCGAAGACTTGTCCAGTAAGTAA
- a CDS encoding EamA family transporter yields MHKHHTFAGLISGLTAASIWGGMYVVSKVVLEVIPPFSLLLIRLIMGAMALGLVIYFRNKKAIEAAPITADLFWKSFLVGVVGYGVSLGFQFVGTKLSTASNGSLVTSATPAFVLLFAPFLLDEKPTALRIGALVVSTLGVLAVIDPRNAELSPSLFWGDISLLAAALTWALYSVLVRKVSQSTDLLTSSAIMLLGGIPSSFAFSIWEVNTIGIGEITPGIIGGLLFLGIISTAIAMFLWNYAFAELPAGVASLTFFAQPVVGTLLGWLFLSEEITPLFIFGGILIGIGILIATRE; encoded by the coding sequence ATGCACAAACATCACACATTCGCAGGTTTGATCTCCGGTCTTACTGCCGCCTCGATCTGGGGCGGCATGTACGTTGTCAGCAAGGTGGTTTTGGAGGTCATCCCTCCATTCTCGCTGTTATTGATCCGTCTGATCATGGGCGCGATGGCGCTGGGACTGGTGATCTATTTTCGGAACAAAAAAGCGATTGAGGCGGCTCCGATCACCGCCGATCTTTTTTGGAAAAGCTTTCTGGTCGGTGTCGTCGGATATGGAGTATCCCTCGGCTTTCAATTCGTCGGGACGAAACTCTCTACTGCGTCGAATGGGTCTTTGGTAACATCCGCCACGCCCGCTTTCGTTTTGCTGTTCGCGCCGTTCCTGCTTGATGAAAAACCAACAGCATTGCGAATCGGTGCGCTGGTCGTCTCCACATTGGGAGTACTGGCGGTCATCGATCCGCGCAATGCCGAACTTTCGCCTTCACTATTTTGGGGCGATATAAGTCTGCTTGCGGCGGCTTTGACCTGGGCGCTCTATTCGGTTCTGGTGCGGAAAGTCTCGCAATCCACCGATCTTCTGACTTCCAGCGCGATCATGCTGTTAGGAGGAATTCCATCAAGTTTTGCGTTCTCGATTTGGGAAGTCAACACGATCGGAATCGGCGAGATCACACCGGGCATCATCGGCGGTTTGCTCTTTCTCGGCATCATCTCAACCGCCATCGCAATGTTCCTGTGGAATTATGCCTTCGCAGAACTTCCCGCCGGGGTGGCGTCACTGACTTTTTTTGCGCAGCCTGTTGTAGGGACCTTATTAGGCTGGCTCTTTCTCTCCGAGGAGATCACGCCCCTGTTCATCTTTGGCGGAATTTTGATCGGAATCGGAATCCTGATCGCCACGAGGGAGTAA
- a CDS encoding 2-oxoacid:ferredoxin oxidoreductase subunit beta, protein MAGAPANVNAVGLTKNDYRGFPSTLCQGCGHNSISNQIVAAMYEMSVLPEDVIKFSGIGCSSKSPTYFMNRSFGFNSLHGRMPSIATGALFGDTRLKGIGVSGDGDTASIGMGQFKHVMRRNVNLVYIIENNGVYGLTKGQFSATAEKGLQLKKQGENPYMPVDICMEGLISNATFVARSFAGNPKQVKELLKAAFAHKGIAVLDIISPCVTFNNQENAYHSYAWGKDHEEPLHEISYIAPRSEIMLEQEMMEGEIREVDMHDGSTVILKNLEKGYDPTNRYQALHALEEAQQNNWLLTGLIYVNTHKPSLTDIYNLVDTPLNRLTDAELRPDRAMIDKVNELMF, encoded by the coding sequence ATGGCTGGCGCGCCCGCAAACGTGAATGCCGTCGGCCTGACAAAAAACGATTACCGCGGTTTCCCCAGCACATTGTGCCAGGGCTGCGGACACAACTCGATCTCCAACCAGATCGTTGCCGCAATGTACGAGATGAGCGTCCTGCCGGAGGACGTGATCAAATTCAGCGGCATCGGCTGTTCGTCCAAATCGCCGACCTACTTCATGAACCGTAGTTTTGGTTTCAACAGCCTGCATGGGCGCATGCCGTCCATTGCAACCGGCGCGCTCTTCGGCGATACGCGCTTGAAAGGAATCGGCGTATCCGGCGACGGCGACACTGCCAGCATCGGCATGGGACAATTCAAACACGTCATGCGGCGCAATGTCAATCTGGTTTACATCATAGAGAACAATGGCGTCTATGGCCTGACCAAGGGTCAATTCTCCGCCACTGCTGAAAAAGGCCTGCAGTTGAAGAAACAGGGAGAGAATCCCTACATGCCGGTGGATATCTGCATGGAGGGATTGATCTCGAACGCCACCTTCGTGGCGCGTTCCTTCGCGGGCAACCCCAAGCAGGTGAAGGAATTGCTCAAGGCAGCCTTCGCCCACAAGGGCATCGCTGTGCTCGATATCATCAGTCCGTGCGTGACCTTCAATAACCAGGAAAATGCCTATCATTCCTACGCCTGGGGCAAGGATCACGAAGAACCGCTGCACGAAATTTCCTACATCGCGCCTCGCAGCGAGATTATGCTCGAACAGGAAATGATGGAGGGCGAGATACGCGAAGTTGACATGCACGATGGTTCCACCGTCATTCTGAAAAATCTCGAAAAAGGTTACGATCCGACCAACCGCTATCAGGCTTTGCACGCGCTCGAGGAAGCCCAACAGAATAACTGGCTTCTCACCGGCTTGATCTATGTCAACACACACAAACCCTCACTGACCGACATCTACAACCTGGTCGATACGCCGCTAAACCGCCTGACCGATGCCGAATTACGCCCCGACCGCGCGATGATCGACAAGGTCAATGAGTTGATGTTCTAA
- the arfB gene encoding aminoacyl-tRNA hydrolase: MNRLDNEITLEYIRASGPGGQNVNKVATAVQLRFDIIHSPSLGSDLKGRLIRLAGKRVTAGGVLILEAKRFRTQEANRADVLDKFHELIRKAGVKPKTRHKTKPTKASKEERMEGKKKRGEIKKLRQRKFSME; encoded by the coding sequence ATGAACAGACTCGACAACGAAATCACGCTGGAATACATCCGCGCATCGGGACCGGGTGGACAGAATGTTAATAAGGTCGCAACGGCTGTGCAGCTGCGGTTCGATATCATCCATTCCCCGTCGCTCGGCTCTGACTTAAAGGGACGACTGATTCGGCTTGCCGGAAAACGGGTCACCGCTGGAGGCGTGTTGATCCTCGAGGCAAAGCGCTTTCGCACGCAGGAGGCGAACCGCGCGGATGTTCTCGACAAGTTCCACGAGTTGATCCGCAAAGCGGGCGTAAAACCCAAGACGCGTCACAAGACCAAGCCAACGAAGGCTTCAAAAGAAGAACGAATGGAGGGGAAGAAAAAACGGGGCGAGATAAAAAAGTTAAGACAAAGAAAATTCAGCATGGAATAG
- a CDS encoding FadR family transcriptional regulator, protein MLRDRVSPNISEFLKYLAVHPEAEASLPPLVELSRELGVGVAALREQLEVARALGLVEVKPRTGMRRKPYNFAPAVLKSLDYAIALNKDHFMAFADLRQHIELAYWHQAVRTLTPDDHKHLHDLVALAWEKLRGSPPEIPHPEHRELHLTIYLRLGNPFVTGILQSYWDAYETVGLNYFTDYNYLTQVWNYHQKMVDAICANDVDGGFKALSEHTDLIHQLISSSQ, encoded by the coding sequence ATGCTGCGTGACCGTGTTTCCCCCAACATTTCTGAATTTTTAAAATATCTGGCCGTTCATCCGGAAGCGGAAGCCAGCCTGCCCCCTCTCGTGGAGTTGAGTCGTGAACTGGGTGTTGGCGTCGCCGCTTTGCGGGAACAGCTCGAAGTGGCTCGCGCGCTTGGGCTGGTGGAGGTCAAGCCGAGGACGGGAATGAGGCGCAAGCCTTATAACTTCGCCCCTGCCGTCCTGAAAAGCCTGGATTATGCCATCGCGCTCAATAAGGATCATTTCATGGCATTCGCCGACCTGCGGCAGCACATCGAACTGGCTTATTGGCACCAGGCTGTCAGGACTTTGACGCCCGATGATCACAAGCATTTGCACGACCTCGTCGCGCTCGCCTGGGAAAAACTGCGCGGCTCGCCTCCGGAAATCCCCCACCCCGAGCACCGCGAATTACATCTAACCATCTACCTGCGATTGGGAAATCCGTTCGTTACAGGCATATTGCAATCGTATTGGGACGCCTACGAAACCGTGGGCTTGAACTACTTCACCGATTACAACTATCTAACCCAGGTCTGGAATTATCATCAAAAGATGGTCGACGCCATCTGCGCCAACGATGTCGACGGCGGTTTCAAAGCCCTCAGCGAACATACTGACCTGATTCACCAATTGATTTCATCGTCGCAATGA
- a CDS encoding 2-oxoacid:acceptor oxidoreductase subunit alpha, translating to MNKIVNDFSITVGTKNGSGSSTANNTILRAIFKMGIPVSGKNLFPSNIQGLPTWYTIRVNKDGFIARQEKSDIVIAINPDSFAKDLASVTPGGAFFYADDIKQPIERVDIAIYPMPIKSIVKNDPNVPSDFRELVGNMVYVGVLAQMIAMDLETVKAALTFHFKGKQKPIDMNFNAVRAGAEWAAANLEKKDPYQLEAMDKTEGLIMADGNTAAAIGSIFGGIQFAAWYPITPASSLAESLNDFLPILRKRDDGKHTYAVVQAEDELAALGMTVGAGWAGLRAMTSTSGPGLSLMTEFAGLAYYTEVPVVVWDVQRIGPSTGLPTRTSQGDLTFTAFIGHGDSHSVILLPGDVYECFEFGWKSFDIAERLQTPVFVLSDLDMGMNQWMSKPFQYPDTPMDRGKILWEKDVEELKGNWGRYRDVDGDAIPYRTIPGSTHPLGSYFTRGTGHDENARYTEDSETYVRNMERLARKQQTAKQYVPAPILRETKGATIGILAYGSTENAILEAQDKLDREHGIKSEFMRLRAIPFTKEVDAFIEKHDQVFVVEMNRDGQMLQILYTEYPQFASRFRSVAYQDGLPAAAKWVREGILAKYESVGSKKPNAKKTVAKAKVAPAGKAAVKKSAGRSKRK from the coding sequence ATGAACAAGATAGTGAACGATTTTTCGATCACGGTCGGCACCAAGAACGGTTCCGGCAGTTCGACCGCCAACAACACCATCTTGCGAGCCATCTTCAAGATGGGCATTCCCGTTTCGGGCAAGAACCTGTTCCCCTCCAACATCCAAGGTCTGCCCACGTGGTACACGATCCGTGTGAACAAGGATGGATTCATCGCCCGCCAGGAAAAAAGCGACATCGTGATCGCGATCAACCCGGATTCGTTCGCAAAGGACCTCGCCTCGGTCACGCCGGGCGGAGCTTTTTTCTACGCTGACGATATCAAACAGCCGATCGAGCGTGTCGATATCGCCATCTACCCGATGCCGATCAAGTCCATCGTCAAGAACGACCCGAACGTGCCGAGCGATTTCCGCGAACTGGTGGGCAACATGGTCTATGTCGGCGTGCTGGCGCAAATGATCGCCATGGACCTGGAGACCGTCAAAGCCGCGCTCACTTTCCATTTCAAAGGCAAGCAGAAGCCGATCGACATGAACTTCAATGCGGTGAGGGCTGGCGCGGAGTGGGCGGCGGCAAATCTCGAAAAGAAAGATCCATACCAGCTCGAAGCGATGGACAAGACCGAAGGCTTGATCATGGCGGATGGCAACACCGCCGCCGCCATCGGCTCGATCTTCGGCGGAATCCAGTTTGCGGCGTGGTATCCGATCACGCCCGCCTCTTCCCTCGCCGAATCGCTGAACGATTTCCTGCCCATCCTGCGCAAACGCGATGACGGAAAACACACCTATGCGGTCGTGCAGGCGGAAGACGAACTTGCGGCTCTCGGCATGACGGTCGGCGCGGGCTGGGCCGGCTTGCGCGCCATGACTTCCACGTCCGGTCCGGGCCTTTCGTTAATGACGGAATTCGCCGGTCTCGCTTATTACACCGAAGTCCCTGTTGTAGTATGGGACGTTCAGCGCATCGGTCCTTCCACCGGTCTGCCGACGCGTACCTCGCAGGGCGACCTGACCTTTACCGCGTTCATCGGTCACGGCGACTCGCATTCGGTGATCCTTTTACCAGGCGACGTGTACGAATGTTTTGAATTCGGCTGGAAGTCCTTCGACATAGCCGAACGACTCCAGACTCCCGTCTTCGTGCTCAGCGACCTCGACATGGGCATGAACCAATGGATGAGCAAACCATTCCAATATCCAGACACCCCGATGGACCGCGGGAAGATCCTTTGGGAAAAGGATGTGGAAGAACTCAAAGGCAATTGGGGACGATACCGTGATGTGGATGGCGACGCCATCCCCTACCGCACGATTCCCGGCAGCACGCATCCCCTGGGTTCGTATTTCACGCGCGGGACCGGTCATGATGAGAACGCGAGATATACGGAGGACTCGGAGACCTATGTCCGCAACATGGAACGTCTCGCCCGTAAACAGCAAACGGCGAAGCAGTACGTCCCTGCGCCGATCCTGCGCGAGACGAAAGGCGCGACGATCGGCATCCTTGCCTATGGCTCGACGGAGAACGCCATTCTCGAAGCACAAGATAAATTGGACAGGGAACACGGCATCAAATCCGAGTTCATGCGCCTGCGCGCGATCCCGTTCACAAAGGAAGTGGATGCCTTCATCGAAAAGCACGACCAGGTCTTTGTGGTCGAAATGAACCGCGACGGACAGATGCTGCAGATCCTATACACGGAATATCCGCAATTCGCAAGCAGGTTCAGGTCTGTCGCATATCAGGACGGTCTGCCCGCGGCGGCAAAGTGGGTGCGCGAAGGGATCCTTGCGAAGTACGAGTCAGTGGGCAGTAAAAAACCCAACGCGAAGAAAACTGTTGCGAAGGCGAAAGTGGCTCCGGCTGGAAAAGCGGCGGTGAAAAAATCCGCCGGCAGGTCGAAGCGAAAGTAG
- a CDS encoding ornithine cyclodeaminase family protein, giving the protein MKQHKILYLSQSDVVSVNLGMAEIIQLLETAFDEKGHGRVEMPPKPGIHPGEGDNFIHAMPAYIPALNSAGMKWVSGFPENAKKGLPYITGLLILNDPETGIPLAVMDCEWITAMRTAAASAVAAKKLARPSSAKLGILGCGVQGITNTEALSVSFPLEEVFAYDVRPEAVNNFSQTVREKLGLKVIPVQSPREAVTGCDLVVTAGPILKKPHKTIKPGWFDKGAFASLVDFDSYWEPAAMKEADKFCTDDLKQFEYYKSVGYFQDVPPIHADLGELVARMKPGRESPDERTIACNLGVALDDMAVAPTIYHRAMEIGIGTWLPL; this is encoded by the coding sequence ATGAAACAGCATAAAATCCTATATCTCTCGCAATCTGATGTAGTTTCTGTTAACCTGGGAATGGCAGAAATCATTCAACTACTTGAGACAGCATTTGATGAAAAAGGGCACGGCCGCGTTGAAATGCCGCCCAAACCAGGTATCCACCCTGGTGAGGGCGATAACTTCATCCATGCAATGCCCGCTTATATCCCGGCACTCAATTCGGCAGGCATGAAATGGGTCAGCGGTTTTCCCGAGAATGCAAAAAAGGGGCTGCCATATATTACAGGTTTGCTCATTCTCAACGACCCAGAAACCGGGATCCCGTTGGCTGTCATGGATTGCGAATGGATCACTGCCATGCGGACAGCAGCCGCTTCGGCGGTCGCGGCGAAAAAACTAGCGCGACCCTCATCTGCCAAACTAGGTATTTTGGGCTGTGGCGTGCAAGGCATAACGAACACCGAGGCACTAAGCGTATCTTTCCCCCTCGAGGAAGTTTTTGCCTACGATGTACGCCCCGAGGCAGTTAATAACTTTAGTCAGACCGTGCGGGAAAAATTGGGACTTAAAGTAATCCCTGTGCAATCACCCCGGGAAGCGGTGACCGGTTGTGACCTGGTTGTGACAGCGGGTCCGATACTAAAAAAACCGCACAAGACCATCAAGCCGGGATGGTTCGACAAAGGCGCCTTTGCGTCGCTTGTAGATTTTGATTCCTATTGGGAACCCGCAGCGATGAAGGAAGCAGATAAATTCTGCACTGACGATTTGAAACAATTTGAATATTACAAGAGTGTTGGATATTTTCAGGATGTGCCACCTATCCATGCCGACCTGGGTGAATTGGTAGCCAGGATGAAGCCCGGTCGTGAATCACCAGATGAACGAACAATCGCGTGCAATCTTGGCGTGGCTCTGGATGACATGGCGGTAGCTCCGACAATTTATCACCGGGCGATGGAAATTGGAATTGGCACCTGGTTGCCTCTCTAA
- a CDS encoding DUF2726 domain-containing protein, whose translation MAAKRKEKQGCLSILFPFLGRKTTKTVFTASSYKATDEPAPIIESNIPETLPYRVRDDFLSPAEFSFYKILVSLGGTRLTIQSKVRLADVFFVARPNENMTYFSRIAQKHLDFLICDSVTMKPLLGIELDDSSHKQDNRQERDDFVDRVFEVAGLPLLRLPVQREYNTKEIASKIAPLLKDKISPSSSQSEINKQENGNPLCPKCGIPMLLRTVAQGEHKGKQFYGCKNYPRCREMKPVST comes from the coding sequence ATGGCAGCAAAGAGAAAAGAAAAACAAGGTTGCTTAAGCATCTTATTCCCTTTCCTGGGACGCAAAACAACTAAAACCGTTTTTACAGCCAGTTCATATAAAGCGACTGATGAACCTGCCCCAATAATTGAATCAAATATTCCCGAAACACTTCCCTATCGTGTTCGCGATGATTTTCTTTCGCCCGCTGAATTTTCGTTTTATAAAATCCTTGTTTCTCTTGGTGGCACACGGTTAACAATTCAGTCAAAAGTAAGGTTGGCAGATGTTTTCTTTGTGGCTCGTCCAAATGAAAACATGACATATTTCAGCAGAATCGCTCAAAAGCATTTGGATTTTCTTATTTGTGATTCTGTCACAATGAAGCCATTGTTAGGTATTGAATTAGACGATTCCAGCCACAAGCAAGACAACAGGCAGGAACGCGATGATTTTGTTGATAGAGTCTTTGAAGTTGCAGGCTTGCCATTATTGCGTTTGCCCGTTCAGCGAGAGTACAATACAAAAGAAATTGCATCTAAAATCGCACCGCTTTTGAAGGATAAAATTAGCCCTTCGAGTTCGCAATCTGAAATTAACAAGCAAGAGAATGGAAATCCACTTTGCCCTAAATGCGGCATCCCAATGTTGTTACGAACCGTAGCGCAGGGCGAACACAAAGGAAAACAATTTTATGGTTGCAAAAATTATCCTCGTTGTCGAGAAATGAAACCTGTTTCAACATAG
- a CDS encoding beta-lactamase family protein: MVYRYLHWIILIFLSLIFLPNRQTNFVRAQKADTNVIDSYVTGKMNELRIPGAAIGIVRGDQIEYVQGYGIADDAGRAMTPQTPFLVASFSKSITALGVMQLVDEGTIDLDEPVQTYIPWFQVADAEYSAQITVRHLLNQTSGFSEFEGDKRNLDNRFTDDALEESIRELKDEKLKFPPGAMFEYSNTNYDILGLLIQTVSGQSYESYIEERIFAPLGMKNSYTSLPEAHAANITSGYYPFFGFPIAWEDHMPYSRIITPSTGLFSSAEDMSRYLVAHLNQGNYQGVSIVSPDGVEELHTLAVKYSENAGYAMGWTVFPFPQADPDSEPPTTLAHGGRWVGYRSLMVIVPEKEIGVVVMFNKSDPGRDGAMDNIGWSLTLLALGLKPLEPPAPDFLSSYGRALLAGILLSLLAGLTWSFRRIRLLSSQQGLDAGKRRKVVNQMIALTLLDLTLAGVLLFIWLPDQNDTIPLALGFSPDVGWMYVQFLLMTLGGGSVRTIFLWMKIK, encoded by the coding sequence ATGGTTTATCGTTATTTGCATTGGATTATTCTTATATTCCTGAGCCTGATATTCCTCCCCAACAGGCAGACAAATTTCGTCCGTGCGCAGAAAGCCGATACGAACGTCATTGACTCTTATGTAACCGGGAAAATGAATGAATTAAGAATTCCCGGGGCGGCGATCGGGATCGTTCGCGGCGATCAAATTGAATACGTCCAGGGCTACGGCATCGCCGACGATGCGGGCCGAGCCATGACGCCGCAAACGCCATTTCTGGTCGCTTCGTTCAGCAAATCAATAACGGCACTGGGGGTCATGCAATTGGTGGATGAAGGCACGATCGATCTGGACGAGCCAGTGCAAACCTACATCCCCTGGTTTCAGGTCGCGGATGCAGAATATTCAGCGCAGATCACCGTCCGTCATCTGCTCAACCAGACGAGCGGATTTTCAGAATTTGAGGGTGATAAACGGAATTTGGATAACCGGTTTACAGACGATGCGCTCGAGGAAAGTATCCGCGAATTGAAGGACGAGAAGCTGAAATTCCCGCCCGGCGCCATGTTCGAATATTCGAACACGAACTACGATATTCTGGGCTTATTGATCCAAACGGTATCGGGACAATCCTACGAATCCTATATCGAGGAACGCATCTTTGCTCCGCTGGGAATGAAAAACTCATACACATCCCTCCCCGAGGCACACGCTGCGAACATAACCAGCGGATATTACCCCTTCTTCGGATTCCCAATCGCATGGGAAGATCACATGCCCTATTCCCGCATCATCACCCCGTCAACGGGGCTGTTTTCAAGCGCTGAAGACATGTCGCGTTACCTGGTTGCACATCTCAATCAGGGAAATTATCAGGGCGTCTCCATCGTCTCGCCAGACGGAGTGGAAGAACTCCACACGTTAGCCGTAAAATACAGCGAGAATGCCGGTTACGCGATGGGATGGACGGTTTTTCCATTCCCACAGGCCGACCCAGACAGCGAGCCTCCAACCACACTCGCGCACGGCGGAAGATGGGTCGGATATCGCTCGCTGATGGTCATCGTCCCTGAAAAGGAAATCGGCGTGGTGGTTATGTTCAATAAAAGCGACCCAGGCAGAGATGGGGCTATGGATAATATCGGGTGGTCACTCACTTTACTCGCATTAGGGCTGAAGCCGCTTGAGCCGCCCGCGCCGGATTTTCTTTCGAGCTATGGGCGCGCTTTGCTTGCTGGAATCCTACTGTCGCTCCTTGCCGGGTTGACATGGTCCTTCAGGAGAATCCGTCTCTTATCCTCACAACAGGGTTTGGATGCAGGAAAGAGGAGAAAAGTCGTCAATCAGATGATCGCATTGACGCTCCTTGACCTGACCCTGGCAGGCGTGCTTTTATTCATCTGGCTGCCGGATCAAAATGACACCATTCCGCTTGCCCTGGGTTTCAGTCCCGATGTTGGCTGGATGTACGTACAATTTCTCTTAATGACTCTGGGCGGCGGTTCGGTGCGCACAATATTTTTATGGATGAAAATTAAGTGA